One stretch of Clupea harengus chromosome 2, Ch_v2.0.2, whole genome shotgun sequence DNA includes these proteins:
- the LOC105899344 gene encoding aquaporin-8-like produces the protein MPSLPTGKEVHDISEAKPKGEGEPRKWARTRYDRNWLPCVAEFFGTALFVFSGCASVIENSPGTGRLQPALAHGMALSISIAITAGISGGHMNPAVTLGVTIAGGLKVIMLVPYWAAQFCGAMVGAGFARAVASSHENFVNSSGGAFDAIRDEDQVGRALVAEIVMTFFLVLSVCLSAVNHQSKTPLAPFCIGLTLCVGILGAGAVSGCCLNPARAFGPAVVANHWAYHWVYWVGPLTAGLLVGILLRTLLGDPRTRLIFRKRGPSP, from the exons ATGCCTTCCCTCCCCACTGGTAAAGAGGTGCATGACATCTCGGAGGCCAAGCCCAAGGGTGAAGGTGAACCCCGCAAGTGGGCCCGCACGCGCTACGACCGCAACTGGCTCCCCTGCGTTGCCGAGTTTTTCGGCACGGCGCTCTTCGTCTTCTCAGGCTGCGCCTCGGTCATTGAGAACTCACCTGGCACGGGCCGCCTGCAGCCCGCCTTGGCTCATGGCATGgcactctccatctccatcgCCATCACAGCCggaatcag TGGGGGCCACATGAACCCTGCTGTGACCTTAGGGGTCACCATAGCAGGAGGTCTGAAAGTCATCATGCTTGTCCCGTACTGGGCCGCTCAGTTCTGTGGGGCCATGGTGGGTGCTGGTTTTGCCAGG GCTGTGGCCTCCTCACATGAGAACTTCGTTAACTCGTCGGGTGGAGCCTTTGACGCCATTAGGGATGAGGATCAGGTGGGCAGAGCTCTGGTGGCGGAGATCGTCATGACGTTCTTCCTGGTGCTGTCAGTCTGCCTGAGCGCAGTGAACCATCAGAGTAAAACGCCCCTGGCCCCCTTCTGCATCGGACTCACACTCTGTGTGGGCATCCTGGGAGC tgGAGCTGTGTCTGGTTGTTGTCTGAACCCAGCTCGTGCCTTTGGCCCAGCAGTGGTGGCAAACCACTGGGCCTACCACTGGGTCTACTGGGTGGGCCCACTCACCGCTGGGTTACTGGTTGGCATCCTGCTGAG GACACTGTTGGGTGACCCCCGAACAAGACTGATCTTCAGAAAGAGAGGGCCTTCACCCTGA